The Methanobacteriaceae archaeon genome has a window encoding:
- a CDS encoding redox-regulated ATPase YchF has protein sequence MLQIAVCGKPNVGKSSFFNSATASAVEMANYPFTTIDANKAVAHVIKDCPCKELEVTCNPHNSICIDGKRLLPIELIDVAGLVPGAHEGKGLGNKFLDDLMQAKVFIHVIDASGSTDLEGNPVDPGSHDPLEDIQFLEEEIVMWMYGILSRNWVRLIRKVGAEHLDIAKVLFDQLSGTGIAIEDIIEAKRTVDPDYNKWEEEDLIELTRNILKIAKPMMVIANKADLPNSAENIERIKEKYPNVIATSAESEIALVKAAEAGLISYVSGDDHFEILDADKLNPNQLKALEYIQTNILDKYGSTGVQDALNYGIFELLNRIVVYPVQDEHKYTDQKGNVLPDGFLVPNGATPRELAYIVHTDIGDKFMHAVDARRNMRVASDYELKDGDIISIITKG, from the coding sequence ATGCTTCAAATTGCAGTTTGTGGAAAACCAAATGTAGGGAAATCCTCTTTTTTTAATTCAGCAACAGCATCTGCTGTGGAAATGGCTAATTATCCATTCACAACAATTGATGCGAACAAAGCTGTTGCTCACGTAATTAAGGATTGTCCATGTAAAGAATTAGAAGTTACCTGTAATCCTCATAATTCAATTTGTATTGATGGAAAAAGATTACTTCCAATAGAATTAATTGATGTTGCAGGACTTGTTCCTGGAGCTCATGAAGGAAAAGGATTAGGTAACAAGTTTTTAGATGATTTAATGCAAGCTAAAGTTTTCATTCATGTTATTGATGCTTCAGGTTCTACTGACCTTGAGGGAAATCCAGTTGATCCTGGAAGTCATGATCCATTAGAAGACATTCAATTTTTGGAAGAAGAAATTGTAATGTGGATGTATGGAATTTTATCAAGAAACTGGGTAAGACTTATTAGAAAAGTTGGTGCTGAGCATTTAGATATTGCAAAAGTATTATTTGACCAGCTATCTGGTACTGGAATAGCAATTGAAGATATTATTGAAGCTAAAAGAACTGTTGATCCTGATTATAATAAATGGGAAGAAGAAGATTTAATTGAATTAACCAGAAATATCTTAAAAATAGCTAAACCGATGATGGTTATTGCAAATAAAGCAGACCTTCCAAATTCTGCTGAAAACATTGAAAGAATTAAAGAAAAATATCCTAATGTAATTGCAACCTCTGCAGAGTCTGAAATTGCTCTTGTTAAAGCAGCAGAAGCAGGTTTAATTTCCTATGTTTCTGGTGATGACCATTTCGAAATCTTAGATGCTGATAAATTAAATCCAAATCAGCTTAAAGCACTTGAATACATTCAAACCAATATCTTAGATAAATATGGAAGTACTGGGGTACAAGATGCTTTAAATTATGGTATTTTCGAATTATTAAACAGAATTGTTGTTTATCCGGTTCAAGATGAACACAAATACACAGACCAAAAAGGCAATGTATTGCCTGATGGTTTCTTAGTTCCAAATGGTGCTACTCCTCGTGAATTAGCTTATATTGTTCACACAGATATCGGTGATAAGTTCATGCACGCTGTTGATGCAAGAAGAAACATGCGTGTTGCAAGTGACTATGAGCTAAAAGACGGAGACATTATTAGTATTATTACAAAAGGATAA